DNA sequence from the Euzebyales bacterium genome:
ACCGATTGCCGACCGGTCTGAGGGAACCTTTGGGCGCCTCCGTTACCTTTTGGGAGGCAACCGCCCCAGTTAAACTGCCCGCCAGGCACTGTCCCTGGTCCGGATCACGGACCGAGGTTAGGAACTCAGCACGTCAAGGGTGGTATTCCAAGGTTGGCTCCACCGACACTGGCGTGCCGGCTTCACTGCCTCCCACCTATCCTGCACGTGACGTACCAAGCTCCAATACCAAGCTACAGTAAAGGTCCCGGGGTCTTTCCGTCCTGCTGCGCGTAGCGAGCATCTTTACTCGCAATGCAATTTCGCCGAGTCTCTGGTTGAGACAGTGCCCAAGTCGTTACGCCATTCGTGCAGGTCGGAACTTACCCGACAAGGAATTTCGCTACCTTAGGACCGTTATAGTTACGGCCGCCGTTTACTGGCGCTTGGCTTCGAAGCTTCGACTTGCGTCTGACCTCTCCGCTTAACGTTCCAGCACCGGGCAGGCGTCAGAGCGTATACATCCACTTACGTGTTCGCACGCTCCTGTGTTTTTGGTAAACAGTCGCTTGGGCCTGGTCACTGCGGCCCCGACCAGCTTTCCCACGCAAGGTGGGTAACCGGCAGGGGCGCCCCTTATCCCGAAGTTACGGGGCCAATTTGCCGAGTTCCTTAACCAGAGTTCTCTCGATCGCCTCGGTATGCTCTACCTGACCACCTGTGTCGGTTTGGGGTACGGGCACCCTCACAACTCCCTAGACGCTTTTCTTGGGAGCATGGCATCAATGGCTTCCACATAGTGTCGACATCACGTCTCAGCCTGTGTGTGGTCCGGATTTCCCTGGCCCACGGCCTACACGCTTGTCCCGGGTCAACCAACGCCCGGGTCCACCTAGCCTTCTCCGTCACGCCATCGGTGACCTAGTGGCCTGCGGGTCCCACATCCGTAGATGTGGTTAGCAACAGACGTTCGGTATAGACGCGGTGAAGGTGGTACCGGAATATCAACCGGTTGTCCATCGGCTACGCCTTTCGGCCTCGCCTTAGGTCCCGACTTACCCTGGGCGGATGAACCTTCCCCAGGAACCCTTGGTCAATCGGCGGGGGAGTTCCTCCCTCCCCTTTCGCTACTCATGCCTACATTCTCACTCGACACGCATCCACCACTGGGTTACCCCGCAGCTTCACTCGCGTGTCGACGCTCCCCTACCACCCCAACCTGCTTTCGCATTGATGGTTGAGATCCGCAGCTTCGGTGCCTGGCTTAGCCCCGTTACATTATCGGCGCAAGAACACTTGACCAGTGAGCTATTACGCACTCTTTCAAGGATGGCTGCTTCTAAGCCAACCTCCTGGTTGTCTCTGCGTTCTCACATCCTTTGCCACTTAGCCAGAACTTAGGGACCTTAGCTGGCGGTCTGGGTTGTTTCCCTCTCGACTACGGAGCTTATCCCCCGCAGTCTCACTGCCGTGCTCTCACTTGCCGGTATTCGGAGTTTGCCTGAGTTCGGTAAGCTTTTAGGCCCCCTAGCCCAAACAGTGCTCTACCCCCGGCAAGAAACACACGACGCTGCACCTAGATGCATTTCGGGGAGAACCAGCTATCACCAAGTTTGATTGGCCTTTCACCCCTATCCACAGGTCATCCGAGCAGTTTTCAACCTACAACGGTTCGGGCCTCCACGAGGTCTTACCCTCGCTTCACCCTGCCCATGGATAGATCACTTGGTTTCGGGTCTAGCGCCGCCGACTACAATCGCCCTATTCAGACTCGCTTTCGCTTCGGCTTCCCCACACGGGTTAACCTTGCCAGCGACGGCTAACTCGTAGGCTCATTCTTCAAAAGGCACGCCGTCACACCAACAAGTTGGCGCTCCGACGGTTTGTAAGCACACGGTTTCAGGTTCTCTTTCACTCCCCTCCCGGGGTACTTTTCACCGTTCCCTCACGGTACTTGTCCGCTATCGGTCACCGAGGAGTGTTTAGCCTTACGAGGTGGTCCTCGCAGATTCGAACGGGATTTCACGGGCCCCGCCCTACTCGGGATACATCGAAGAAGATCCGTCATGCTTCACGTACCGGGCTCTTACCGTCTCTGGCCAGGTTTTCCACCCTGTTCCGCTACACGCGAATTTTGTAACTTCTCGGAAGTTCGGCAGAACCCCCAACGACGTCCCACAACCCCACACACGCAACGCCTGCCGGCTTGACACGCGCATGGTTTAGGCTCTACCCCTTTCGCTCACCACTACTCAGGGCATCACTATTGTTTTCTCTTCCACCGGGTACTGAGATGTTTCAGTTCCCCGGGTTCCCTGAACCTGCCCTATATATTCAGACAGGCCTGACTGGGCATGACCCCAGCCGGGTTTCCCCATTCGGACATCCCTGGATCTATGGATGGTTAGCTCCTCCCCAGGGCTTATCGCAGCTTCCCACGTCCTTCATCGGCTCTCGGTGCCAAGGCATCCACCGTGTGCTCTTTCATACTTGCCGTACAAGATGCTCGCGCTCGCTATCCAATTCTCAAAGAACCACACCACCCCCACCACACCAACCAAACATCCTCACAGACATCCAGCGGTATGCGGCTACAGGGTGCGCATGCTGAAAACGACGGTGTCGCTCTCAGAGCTGCACAGGGCACGACAGACCACACAACACCAAACACGCCCCACGTCACACCACACCCAAAAGCGTGGCTCCCGCAAGACGGCCGGCACCATGTGCTGACCAACCAGTGGTTCACAGAACACACCCACACACCACCAACACGAACGGTCGATGCGTGGCAGGTGCACTCCAGAAAGGAGGTGATCCAGCCGCACCTTCCGGTACGGCTACCTTGTTACGACTTCGTCCCAATCGCCGATCCCACCTTCGACGGCTCCCTCCCAAAAGGGTTAGGCCACCGGCTTCGGGTGTTACCGACTTTCATGACGTGACGGGCGGTGTGTACAAGGCCCGGGAACGTATTCACCGTGGCGTTGCTGATCCACGATTACTAGCGACTCCGGCTTCACGCAGTCGAGTTGCAGACTACGATCCGAACTGAGACCGGCTTTGTGGGATTCGCTCCCCCTCGCGGGTTCGCAGCCCTCTGTACCGGCCATTGTAGCATGTGTGCAGCCCTGGACGTAAGGGGCATGATGACTTGACGTCATCCCCACCTTCCTCCGGTTTGACACCGGCAGTCTCTCATGAGTCCCCGACACTACTCGCTGGCAACATAAGACAGGGGTTGCGCTCGTTGCGGGACTTAACCCAACACCTCACGGCACGAGCTGACGACAACCATGCACCACCTGTATACGGCCCCGAAGGACACCATATCTCTATGGCTTTTCCGTATATTTCAAGCCTTGGTAAGGTTCTTCGCGTTGCTTCGAATTAAGCCACATGCTCCGCCGCTTGTGCGGGCCCCCGTCAATTCCTTTGAGTTTTAACCTTGCGGTCGTAATCCCCAGGCGGGGTGCTTAATGCGTTAGCTACGGCACGGAGGGAGTGGATAACCCCCCACACCTAGCACCCATCGTTTACGGCGTGGACTACCAGGGTATCTAATCCTGTTTGCTCCCCACGCTTTCGCTCCTCAGCGTCAGTACAGGCCCAGAAGGCCGCCTTCGCCACCGGTGTTCCTCCTGATATCTGCGCATTTCACCGCTACACCAGGAATTCCACCTTCCCCTACCTGCCTCAAGCCCATCAGTATCGGATGCAATTTCAAGGTTGAGCCTTGAGATTTCACATCCGACTTGTTGGGCCGCCTACGAGCTCTTTACGCCCAATAATTCCGGACAACGCTAGGCCCCTACGTATTACCGCGGCTGCTGGCACGTAGTTGGCCGGGCCTTCTTCTGGAGGTACCGTCACTCTCGCTTCTTCCCTCCTGAAAGTGGTTTACAATCCGAAGACCTTCTTCCCACACGCGGCGTCGCTGCTTCAGGCTTTCGCCCATTGAGCAAGATTCCCCACTGCTGCCTCCCGTAGGAGTCTGGGCCGTGTCTCAGTCCCAGTGTGGCTGTTCGCGCTCTCACGCCAGCTACCCGTCGTTGCCTTGGTGAGCCGTTACCTCACCAACAAGCTGATAGGCCGCGAGGCCATCTCGGAGCGGCTGACCATTTGCTGGAGGTCCCATGCGGGACGACCAGATCATCCGGCATTAGCCACAGTTTCCCGTGGTTATTCCGGTCTCCGAGGTAGGTTCCTCACGTGTTACTCACCCGTTCGCCGGTCTCCCCAGACAGCAAGCTGCCTGGTTCTCCCTCGACTTGCATGTGTTAGGCGCGCCGCCAGCGTTCGTCCTGAGCCAGGATCAAACTCTCCATTGGAGATCTCAACGAGGCCGGCGAACCGGCCTGCCGAAGATCCGTGGATGAAGAGTCCGTACCCGATCCCAGTGAATGCTTAGCTAAGCAATCCGGAACCAGTTCAAACAACCGTCCTCTTTCATGGAGCGGCGCCGCGTGACGCGTCGCCACCGGTCAATCCCAAGGACGGGGTGCATGTGCACTGGCTTTTGACACACTGTGCAGTTTTCAAGGAGCGGGATCGCGCTCCGTCCGAATTCCGCGGCTCTCGGTGAGGCTTCGGCTGTCGGACTCGTTCGCGGGGAGCCGTTACCGGCTCGTCTTGCGACGTGCCAAACCTCGCGGTCCCCGTGGGGGTGTCGGAGGCTCGAACGTTTCGTTGAGCAGCGGATCCACCGTGCTCCATCGCTCGGCAAACCCTAGCGACCGATCCCTCGGGCCGCAACCTGCGGAACGAGTTGCTCAGACACAGGGTCTGCCGACCCCGAACAGCCAGTCTGTCCGGACATACCAATCTATCATCCGACTGAGGGGCAGTCAACTGTTGGGGCTGGGGGTAGGCGTCGTGCTCCCTGCCCGTAGCCTGGCGAAGCGGCGCTTGCCAACTTGGAGCACGGCGCCGTCGAGGTGTTGGAGGTCATACTCGGCGGTAGCGTCGGTCAGTACCTCGCCGTCGAGGCGCACGGCGCCCTGCGCGACCATCCGGCGCGCCTCGGAGCCGCTGGAGACCAGCGCCGCGATCTGCAGCAGGGAGGGCAGGAACCAGCGGTCACCGTCGAGCACGACGGTGGGGATGTCGTCGGGGATCCCGCGATCCCGGAACTGCACGTCGAACCGTTCTTCGGCCGCACGCGCGGCATCGGCCGAGTGGTAGAGCGTCACCAGCTCACGTGCGAGCCGGCGCTTGGCGTCTCGTGGGTTCAGGCTGCCGTCCGCCAGCCGCGCGGCGATGTCGTCGACCTCGTCGGGCGGGACGTCAGTGACCAGCCGGAGGTACTTGACGATGAGCTCGTCGCGCAGACGCATCGCCTTGCCGTACATGTCGTGGGGCTCGTCGGTGATGCCGATGACGTTGCCCAGCGACTTCGACATCTTCGCCGACCCGTCGAGCCCCTCGATCAGCGGCATGGTGAGCACGCACTGGGGCTCCTGGCCGGCGGCCTGCTGCAGGCCGCGCCCGGCCATCAGGTTGAAGGTCTGGTCGGTCCCGCCGAGCTCGACATCCGCACGCACGGCGACCGAGTCGCGGCCCTGCAGCAGCGGGTAGAGGAACTCGCTGATCGCGATCGGCGTCTGCGCGACGTAGCGCTGGGCGAAGTCCGCCCGCTCGAGCATGCGCGCCACCGTCATCTGGCTCGTCAGCATGAGGACGTCGTTCAGCGTCATGCCGGCGAGCCAGTCCCGGTTGTCGGTGATCTCCAGCGGCGACTCTTCGAGAACCAGCCGGACCTGCTCGAGGTAGGTCTCGGCGTTGGCCGTCACCTCGTCGGGGCTCAACCTGGGACGCGTGGCCGACTTGCCCGACGGGTCCCCGACCTGCGCGGTGAAGCCGCCGATGATCAGCACGGCGGTGTGTCCGAACCGCTGGAACTCGGCCAGCTTGCGGAACACGACCGAGTGGCCGATGTGCAGGTCGGTGCTCGTCGGATCGATGCCCAGCTTCACCCGCAACGGTGGACGCTCCCCCGCCGCGACCTGCCGGAGCTTGCGCTCGAACTCGTCGTAAGGCTGGATGTCGGCCACACCGTGGGTCAGGACCTTCAGCTGTTCTGCTACGTCACTCATCGCCGTAGGGTATACGGCCCGGTGCCGGTAGGATTCGTCGATGCCCACCCACGTCGCGCTGCTCCGCGGGATCAACGTCGGCGGCCGCAGCAGGGTCGCCATGGCCGATCTACGCGCGGTCGTCACCGAGCTCGGTCATGCGGACGTGGCGACCTACATCGCCAGCGGCAACGTCGTGTTCACCAGCGATCGCGACGACACGGCAGCCCTGGCCGACGAGCTCGAGCGGGCGATCGCGGACCGGCTCGACGTGGCGCCGCCCGTCGTGGTCCTCACCCGGGCGAAGCTCGCGGAAGTCGTGGCCGCCAACCCGTACCCCGACGCCACCGACGACCGTCACGTCCACGCCGTGTTCCACCGCGAGGCGGTCAGGCCGGACGCCGCAGCGGTCGGGGAGGCCGAGCGGCGTGCGCGGGAGGAGGGCAGCCGTGACAGCGCGACCGTCGTCGGACCCACCGTGTACCTGCACACCCCCGACGGCATGGGACGCAGCCGGCTCGCCGAGCTGCTCGACCGCGGGGACGCGATCGCGGCCGGCACGGCGCGGAACTGGCGCACGGTGACGCGCCTGCTCGGGATGCTCGACGGCTGACCGGGGGCATGCGACCCACCGTCGTCCTGACGCTCGACCGCTCTGCCGGGCGCACCACCACCCACACTCCGACCCACGCACACCCGACGACCCACGCACACCCGACACCGGACGCCACCGCTACGGTCGCGGCGCGCGGGGGCTGCGCCGGTAGGCCGACACCCAGCGCGAACCGGCGAGGTGGAACCGCCACGGGACGTCAGCCGCGACGGAGACGCCGACCCGTGGCCCGGCCGCGATCTCGGGGCGCTCGCCGTCGTCGTGGAAGACGATCGGCCCGTCGGCACAGACGTCGCGTCCACTGTGGGCGCCGGTCAGGTCGAAGGCCTCGCACAGCTTGGCCGGACCGCGCAGGAGCTCCCGGTCGGGCGCGCCGGCACGCCGCGCGCGCATGAGCTCGAGACCACGCACCGGCCGGGCGGCGCGGATCAGGCAGCCCTGCGCGACACCGTCGGCCCCGGTCGAGACGTTGAAGCACCAGTGGACACCGTAGCTGCGATACACGTAGGCGTGCCCGGGCGGACCCCAGAGCGGGTCGTTGCGGTCGGTGCGGCGCCGGTAGGCGTGGCAGGCGGGGTCGTCCTGCCTGTAGGCCTCGACCTCGACGACACGTCCCCACAGGTCGTCGCCGGGGCGGCCCAGCAGCATGCCGACGAGGGCGGGCGCGACCACGGTCGCGTCACGCCCGAAGAACGCACGGTCCAGCCGCACGCCGACCACGTCGTCGGTTGCGCTCACCTCCCGCCGCTCGCGCGCTTTCGGGCGACGAACTCGCGCACCCCATCGACGTCACGACAGTTGAGCACGTCAGCCGTACGCGCCCAGCCGCGCTGAGCGGTCGCGATCCCGAAGCGCAGGTAATCCAGCTCGCTCGGCTGGTGCGCGTCGCTCGAGATCGTCAGGGTCACGCCGGCGTCGACCGCGCGCCGCACGTGGTCGTCTGACAGGTCGAGGCGGCGGGGCGAGGCGTTGACCTCCAGCGCCGTCCCCGTCCCCAGTGCAGCCTCCAGGATCTGGTCGAAGTGGACCTCGAAGCCGGGACGCCTGCCGATCTTGCGCCCCGTCAGGTGGCCGATGGCGTGCACCGACGGGTTGCGCATCGCCGTGATGATGCGGGCCGTCTGGGCGTCGGCGTCGCGACCCAGTGCCGTGTGGACGCTGGCCACGCAGAAGTCGAACAGGCCGAGCACGTCGTCGTCGTAGTCGAGCTCGCCGTCCACGCCGATGTTCAGCTCTGCACCATCGAGCAGCGTGACCCCGACCGAACCGGCCAACCCGGCCAGCACCGCGCGCCGGTCCGCGAACTGTGCGGCGGTCAGCCCGTTGATCGCCAGGGCCTCGGCGTGATCGGTGACCGCCCAGTACTCGAGGCCCCCGTCGGCGGCCGCGGTGGCCATCTGCTCGATCGACGCACGGCCATCACCGGACCAGTCGCTGTGACCGTGGAGGTCACCGCGGAGGGTGGTGACGACGTCGGGCAGCGTACCCTCGGCCGCGGCCGTGACCTCGCTGCGGTCCTCCCGCAGCGTCGGCGGGATCCAGGCCAGCCCGAGCGCCGCGTAGACCCCGGCCTCGTCGGCGCCGGCGAGCAGCCGCCCGTCGTCCCGGGAGACCAGCCCGTACTCGCTGAGCGTGGCGCCCTGCCGCAACGCGCGCTCGCGGATGCGGACGTTGTGGGCCTTCGATCCTGTGAAGTAGATCAGCGCAGCACCCCACACCGCCGGGTCGACGGCGCGCACGTCCACCTGCAGTTCGCGGGCGCTGATGACGGTCAGCTTCGTGTCACCGTGGGCAACGACATCACGGACGAGCTCGTCGGCGGCGATCGCGGCCAGGACCTCGGCGGGCCGCTCGGTCGCGACCAGCAGGTCGAGATCGCGGACGGTGTCACGGCCCCGCCTGACGCTGCCGGCCAGCGTGGCGTCGACGACGTCCGGCAGCGCCCGGGCCCGTGCCATCAGCTCCTCGGCCACGCCGATGACGTCCGCCAGTGGCGTGCGCTCGGTCAGCGTCGCGTCGAGGCGTTGCAGCCCTGCCCGCAGGTTCTTCTCGGTCTTCGCTCCGAGCCCCTTCAGCCCGCGCACCTTCCCCGACGACAGGGCGTCGCGCAGACCGTCGAGGGAGTCCACGCCCAGCTGCTCGTACAGGATCCGGGCGGTCTTCGGACCCAGGCCCGGCACCTGGACGAGTGAGATGAGACCGGGTGGGACGTGGCGGCGGAGCTCGGCGAGCATCCCGATCTCGCCGTCCCGCTGGAACTCCACGATCTTCCGCGCGGTCGAGTCCCCGATGCCCTCGATGCCCGCCAGCTCGGTCGCGTCCAGCTCGCCAAGGTCGACGGGGGCGGACGCCACCGCGTCCCTGGCACGCTCATACGCTCGCACGCGGAATCGGTCGGCGCCGGACAGCTTGAGCAGGTCGGCGATCTCACCGAACTGGCGACCCAGCTCCTCGTTCGCCCACGGCACCGGTGGCTCCGATCGTTGTGGTGGTCCGCCGGTGACGGTTCGAGGTCCGCGGCGGCGACGGCGCCTGCGATGCTAGTGCGTCGTGACCTCCGAGCCATGCGGATCCACGCCGTCAGGGAGCTTGGCCAATCGACGCACACAGCAACGCAGCTGATCGACCACCGGTGCCGCGGCTCGGTGCGTGGTGCCGCGCCGACGGGATCGTCGGCGTCGTGGCACGCGTCGACGGCGGCCGTGTGACCGTGTTCGACCCCGCTCAGCGCCGACAGCACGAGGCGCCCGCGTCCACGATCACCGCAGTCCCCGCGGCGGCCGTACGGGTCACCACGTCGGTCGACCTACCCGTGCCGCACGGGCTCGACGAGCACGACCTACGGCGCTGGCTCGCGATGCTCACCGACCCCGTGCTGCGCGAGCGTGCGGGGGCGGCGTTGGCCGCGGCGGATCTGGACCCCGGGGTGACCCTGCCGCTGGTCTCGGTGACCGTCGTGGCACTCGACGACGGAGCCAGCCGTTGCCTGTGCGGCGCGACGACGGCGAGCACGACCACGGCGCCGTCCGAGGCGCGCCCGCCGGCCTGCCCGACCTGCGGACGTCAGCTGGCGCCACCCGTCCCGCCCAGGGGCGCCTGAGCCAGGTCACGGGCACGGCCGCCGGGGCGGCGACGCCGCAGCTCCGGCGACCGGGCGCCCGGTACGATCGCCAGCGCGGCGACCGCCGTGCCGGCGAACACACCGAACGCGACCAGCACCGGCCGGGGGCCGAGGATGCGACCCAGCGGTCCGGCGATGGCGAAGCTGATCGGTGCCATGCCGATGGCGACGAACCACTCGAGGCTCGTCACGCGGCCGAGCAGGTGGCGCGGGACCTCCCGCTGGAGGTTCGTGTCACCGATGATCTCGCTGGTCACGACGGCACCGAAGACCACCAGGCCGATCACCAGTGCCTCCCAGAACCGCGTCAGGAACGCGAACATGGCGAGCCCGAACAGCGACAGCGCCTCCGCGCTGTACAGCAGGAGCATGAACCGTCGGGGCAGCCCGCGTTGCCCGACGAACGACGACGCGAGCAGCGCGCCGACGCCCCCGGAGGCGAAGATCATCGCCATCCACCAGCCCGCCTGGGCCTCGCTCAGCCCGACGTCGGTCTTGAGCATGGTCGGGACCAGCACGTCGAACGGCCCGTGGAACGCCAGCGTCGACAGGGCGGAGGCCGTGAACCACACAGCCGCCCAGCGGTTGGCGCTGACGTAGGCCAGGCCCTCGCGGGCATCCGCGACGATCCCGGCGGCCGCCGGTTCGGCGGCCGGTCCCCGCCTGCTGAGCCGCGCGAGCAGCGCCGCGGACACCAGGAAGGTTCCCGCATCCACGAGGAGGGCGGCACCCGGTCCCGCGAGGCCGACGACCGCACCGCCGACGAGCGGGCCGATCACCCACAGCTGCAGGGGTCGCGCGAACCCGAGCAGCGCGTTGGCCGTGGGCAGCTCGTCGGTGGGGATGAGGTCGGGCACCAGCGACCGCGACGCCGGGTTGAAGAACCCGTTGGCGAACCCGAACGACAGCCCCAGCGCGATCACCTGCGGAAGCCGCAGCGCACCGGACAGGGCGAGCAGGGCCATGGTCCCGATTGCCAGCGCCCGCACGAGGTCACTGCCAATCATCACGCTGCGGCGGTCGTGACGATCGCTGGTCACACCACCCAGCGGTAGGCTGACGGCGTGGCCGAGCGTCCATGCGAGGCCGACGAACCCGATCGCCAGTGGGTCGTCGTTGGTGATGGCCAGCACCTGCAGCGGAAGCGCGACGCGCATCATGCCGTCGCCGAGGACCGATGTCAGCGTCGCGAACGTGAGCAGGCGGAACTCGCGGTCACCCAGGGGTCGGAGCGCTGGCATCAACGTCGGGGCACCTGGTGACGCCGCTGCAACGTTCCCCCCCTTTTGGCACGCCGGGATGTGACCTCCCCGCCGCTCCATCCTACGTCGTCGACGAGGCGCCCACGGCGCGCAGATGGGCTGCGCCACGGTCGCGCAACGCCGCCACCTGGCCACTGGCGGCCTGCGGCGCCGGGCCGAGTGGGCTGTCCCGACGCGCCACCGCCAGCGCGGGATCGACCAGGTCCGCCGGTTCGACCCCTGATCGGGCCAGCTCCGGGAACGACGAGGTGAACAGCTCTCCCGCCCCGTCGAGCGTCACGCCGCGCTGCTCGCACGCGGCGACGTACCGGCCGACCCGCTCGTGCGCGTCACGGAACACGACGCCGGCCGCAACGAGCGCCTCGGCGATGTCGGTGGCGAGCGCGAAGCCGTCGGCCGCCATGGTGCGCAGGCCGGACACGTCGAACCGCAGGGACGCGACCGCGCCCGCCATCGCGGGGAGCGACAGCACGAGGGTGTCGACCGCGTCGAACACGGGCTCCTTGTCCTCCTGCAGGTCGCGGTTGTACGTCAGCGGCAGACCCTTGAGGGTGACCAGCAGGGCCATCAGGTCACCGACCAGGCGTCCGGTCTTGCCGCGCACGAGCTCGGCGACGTCGGGGTTGCGCTTCTGCGGCATGATCGACGAGCCTGTTGAGAAGGCGTCACCGAGCCGGGCCCAGCCGAACTCGGTCGACGTCCACAGCACGATCTCCTCGCCGAGGCGCGAGAGGTGGACGCCGAGCATCGCCGCGGCAGCGAGGAACTCGACGGCGAAGTCACGGTCGGCAACGGCGTCCATCGAGTTGGGCGCCGACTCCGCGAAGCCGAGCTCCGAGGCGTAGCGCCGCGGGTCGAGTGCCAGGGTGGTACCCGCCAGCGCGCCCGCACCCAGACCGCTGACATCAGCACGCGCGGCGGCGTCGAGCAGGCGGCCGACGTCACGGTCGAACGCCCAGCCGTGCGCCAGCAGGTGGTGGGCGACGGTC
Encoded proteins:
- the tyrS gene encoding tyrosine--tRNA ligase yields the protein MSDVAEQLKVLTHGVADIQPYDEFERKLRQVAAGERPPLRVKLGIDPTSTDLHIGHSVVFRKLAEFQRFGHTAVLIIGGFTAQVGDPSGKSATRPRLSPDEVTANAETYLEQVRLVLEESPLEITDNRDWLAGMTLNDVLMLTSQMTVARMLERADFAQRYVAQTPIAISEFLYPLLQGRDSVAVRADVELGGTDQTFNLMAGRGLQQAAGQEPQCVLTMPLIEGLDGSAKMSKSLGNVIGITDEPHDMYGKAMRLRDELIVKYLRLVTDVPPDEVDDIAARLADGSLNPRDAKRRLARELVTLYHSADAARAAEERFDVQFRDRGIPDDIPTVVLDGDRWFLPSLLQIAALVSSGSEARRMVAQGAVRLDGEVLTDATAEYDLQHLDGAVLQVGKRRFARLRAGSTTPTPSPNS
- a CDS encoding DUF1697 domain-containing protein, which encodes MPTHVALLRGINVGGRSRVAMADLRAVVTELGHADVATYIASGNVVFTSDRDDTAALADELERAIADRLDVAPPVVVLTRAKLAEVVAANPYPDATDDRHVHAVFHREAVRPDAAAVGEAERRAREEGSRDSATVVGPTVYLHTPDGMGRSRLAELLDRGDAIAAGTARNWRTVTRLLGMLDG
- a CDS encoding DNA-3-methyladenine glycosylase — encoded protein: MSATDDVVGVRLDRAFFGRDATVVAPALVGMLLGRPGDDLWGRVVEVEAYRQDDPACHAYRRRTDRNDPLWGPPGHAYVYRSYGVHWCFNVSTGADGVAQGCLIRAARPVRGLELMRARRAGAPDRELLRGPAKLCEAFDLTGAHSGRDVCADGPIVFHDDGERPEIAAGPRVGVSVAADVPWRFHLAGSRWVSAYRRSPRAPRP
- the polX gene encoding DNA polymerase/3'-5' exonuclease PolX, whose translation is MPWANEELGRQFGEIADLLKLSGADRFRVRAYERARDAVASAPVDLGELDATELAGIEGIGDSTARKIVEFQRDGEIGMLAELRRHVPPGLISLVQVPGLGPKTARILYEQLGVDSLDGLRDALSSGKVRGLKGLGAKTEKNLRAGLQRLDATLTERTPLADVIGVAEELMARARALPDVVDATLAGSVRRGRDTVRDLDLLVATERPAEVLAAIAADELVRDVVAHGDTKLTVISARELQVDVRAVDPAVWGAALIYFTGSKAHNVRIRERALRQGATLSEYGLVSRDDGRLLAGADEAGVYAALGLAWIPPTLREDRSEVTAAAEGTLPDVVTTLRGDLHGHSDWSGDGRASIEQMATAAADGGLEYWAVTDHAEALAINGLTAAQFADRRAVLAGLAGSVGVTLLDGAELNIGVDGELDYDDDVLGLFDFCVASVHTALGRDADAQTARIITAMRNPSVHAIGHLTGRKIGRRPGFEVHFDQILEAALGTGTALEVNASPRRLDLSDDHVRRAVDAGVTLTISSDAHQPSELDYLRFGIATAQRGWARTADVLNCRDVDGVREFVARKRASGGR
- a CDS encoding MFS transporter, whose product is MPALRPLGDREFRLLTFATLTSVLGDGMMRVALPLQVLAITNDDPLAIGFVGLAWTLGHAVSLPLGGVTSDRHDRRSVMIGSDLVRALAIGTMALLALSGALRLPQVIALGLSFGFANGFFNPASRSLVPDLIPTDELPTANALLGFARPLQLWVIGPLVGGAVVGLAGPGAALLVDAGTFLVSAALLARLSRRGPAAEPAAAGIVADAREGLAYVSANRWAAVWFTASALSTLAFHGPFDVLVPTMLKTDVGLSEAQAGWWMAMIFASGGVGALLASSFVGQRGLPRRFMLLLYSAEALSLFGLAMFAFLTRFWEALVIGLVVFGAVVTSEIIGDTNLQREVPRHLLGRVTSLEWFVAIGMAPISFAIAGPLGRILGPRPVLVAFGVFAGTAVAALAIVPGARSPELRRRRPGGRARDLAQAPLGGTGGAS
- the argH gene encoding argininosuccinate lyase, which produces MREQDATGRGRLWGGRFSQGPSEAAWALGRSTHFDVRLWREDLAGSTAHLAELHRIGLIDDDQRDRITAALRQIEAEFDDGTFMIDDDDEDLHGAVERRLIELAGEDGGRIRAGRSRNDQIATDLRRYLVRTIRTALVPALVELQAALLDQAEATLDIIAPGYTHLQRAQPVTVAHHLLAHGWAFDRDVGRLLDAAARADVSGLGAGALAGTTLALDPRRYASELGFAESAPNSMDAVADRDFAVEFLAAAAMLGVHLSRLGEEIVLWTSTEFGWARLGDAFSTGSSIMPQKRNPDVAELVRGKTGRLVGDLMALLVTLKGLPLTYNRDLQEDKEPVFDAVDTLVLSLPAMAGAVASLRFDVSGLRTMAADGFALATDIAEALVAAGVVFRDAHERVGRYVAACEQRGVTLDGAGELFTSSFPELARSGVEPADLVDPALAVARRDSPLGPAPQAASGQVAALRDRGAAHLRAVGASSTT